In Podospora pseudoanserina strain CBS 124.78 chromosome 5, whole genome shotgun sequence, a single window of DNA contains:
- a CDS encoding hypothetical protein (EggNog:ENOG503PXS9), which produces MHLPTSGQELEKRDIKEFWNKLISPWCKTFPKSLGCPKPEEPTPQPEPSPTTPTPTNPPLEAPVVPVPAPVPTTPASAPDTEKPPVNNTPVTNPVKTPAEDPPKNSAPTPGNSGGGGGSGNGSGNGSSPGTGSGAGNGSGGGSGNGSGNGSGSGSGSGSGSGSTPSPGVGQGSGSGSGSGSGSGSNQGSNPGTGSGSGSGSSNGSGSGSSSGNGSGSPTPTSGNSNSGSSGSGSSGNGNSGSNSNSGNGNQGAGSTTTGPQKAFPSTAGNALLAVDGTQDGQNQVTQKGADSATGGGYVPGSDYTSTDEFGYTYHGELDQNSGGVRGTSGTGTNNGSNPGSNDNTNNPNEKGSSPMIGIIGAVVSLLVVLLLLIALLYRYRRTRRVQAFLTRCTPFKIAPYSKKEKKRSSMGNGLLFSDVGDAADSAMYEKRSSMNYGTATAPPPPVSSSVTLPAAATIPPLRLDCAPSNNNNNNNNNLSLIDKRASSPTSGLLIDFSPLTPGLPTIPSPTIPRRSSQDSIGAASIASSGVFSPSLISWPMPPSTPGNSRPTTGTGCNWPVLQPETVPAVPPVIQQTSAAAASAPPSRPTTGGSHRYSLMPVIKPAQPALPSNWVKPKGWD; this is translated from the exons ATGCATCTTCCAACCTCTGGCCAAGAGCTAGAGAAAAGGGACATCAAGGAGTTCTGGAACAAGCTCATCAGCCCATGGTGCAAGACGTTTCCCAAGTCGCTGGGATGTCCCAAGCCTGAGGAGCCCACCCCCCAGCCGGAGCCGAGCCCGACGACACCCACGCCGACGAACCCTCCATTGGAAGCCCCCGTGGTGCCGGTGCCCGCGCCGGTTCCTACCACGCCGGCATCGGCCCCGGATACGGAGAAGCCTCCTGTCAACAATACTCCGGTTACTAATCCAGTCAAGACACCAGCGGAGGACCCGCCAAAGAACAGTGCGCCTACGCCTGGGAActcgggaggtggaggagggtcaGGAAATGGGTCGGGCAATGGGTCTAGTCCTGGAACAGGATCTGGTGCAGGGAACGGGTCGGGCGGTGGTTCTGGCAATGGCTCGGGGAATGGTTCAGGCAGTGGGTCGGGTTCAGGATCAGGTTCGGGCTCAACTCCCAGCCCTGGTGTAGGACAgggttctggttctggttctggttctggttctggttcgGGTTCAAATCAAGGATCGAACCCAGGGActggctccggctccggctccggctccagCAATGGGTCTGGTTCAGGATCGAGCTCTGGCAATGGCTCTGGttcgccaaccccaacctctgGGAACTCCAACTCTGGATCTTCTGGCTCGGGTTCATCTGGCAATGGCAACTCAGGATCCAACAGCAATTCAGGCAATGGCAACCAGGGAGCcggctcaacaacaacagggcCCCAAAAGGCGTTTCCCTCCACCGCAGGAAACGCCCTCTTGGCTGTGGATGGCACCCAGGACGGACAGAACCAAGTCACCCAGAAAGGCGCCGACTCAGCCACAGGCGGCGGCTATGTTCCTGGCTCAGATTACACCTCCACCGACGAGTTTGGTTACACCTATCATGGCGAGCTTGACCAGAACTCAGGGGGCGTTCGGGGGACGTCAGGAACaggcaccaacaacggctCAAATCCCGGCAGTAACGACAACACCAATAACCCCAACGAGAAAGGCTCCAGCCCCATGATCGGCATCATCGGCGCCGTAGTCT CCCTCCTGGTagtgctcctcctcctcatcgccctccttTACCGCTACCGCCGCACCCGCCGCGTCCAAGCCTTCCTGACAAGATGCACCCCCTTCAAAATCGCCCCTTACagcaagaaggaaaagaaacgCTCATCAATGGGCAACGGCCTCTTATTCAGCGACGTCGGTGATGCAGCTGACTCGGCAATGTACGAGAAGCGAAGCAGCATGAACTACGGCACCGCCactgccccccctcccccagtcTCCTCATCGGTTACTCTCCCCGCCGCAGCCACGATCCCCCCCCTCAGGCTGGATTGCGCCCCTagtaacaacaacaacaacaacaacaacaacttaTCCCTAATAGACAAAcgcgcctcctcccccacgaGCGGTCTGCTCATTGACTTTTCCCCTCTGACGCCAGGATTGCCAACTATTCCGTCTCCGACGATCCCCCGGCGGTCGAGTCAGGATTCCATCGGGGCGGCGAGTATAGCCTCTAGCGGGGTGTTTTCCCCTTCGTTGATCAGCTGGCCTATGCCGCCTTCTACGCCAGGGAATTCAAGACCGACGACGGGAACGGGGTGTAACTGGCCGGTGTTGCAGCCAGAGACGGTGCCGGCTGTGCCCCCGGTTATTCAACAGacatctgctgctgctgctagtGCACCGCCTTCGAGGCCGACAACGGGGGGCTCGCACAGATACAGTCTTATGCCTGTTATCAAGCCTGCTCAGCCGGCGTTGCCGAGCAACTGGGTTAAGCCCAAGGGGTGGGATTAG